A region of Coccinella septempunctata chromosome 5, icCocSept1.1, whole genome shotgun sequence DNA encodes the following proteins:
- the LOC123313088 gene encoding protoheme IX farnesyltransferase, mitochondrial produces the protein MSKLLLSRFNSSHLRQTVFNSIHKKYDKVRIQKPYLVDNSKQKSAVAAVDVPVDCDDGLSKKYSKQLWKPTPSTEETSLFQQYLKLSKIKLTTLVVVTSMAGYAVAPAPFDWSTFGLCIAGTGLLSSAANAVNQFHETPFDAQMSRTKNRVIVSGKITPLHAMGFATVASIGGISILYFGVNGLTAALGFSNLLLYTAVYTPMKRISIVNTWVGSVVGSIPPLMGWAACAGTLGPGAWLMAALLYSWQFPHFNALSWNLRPDYSRAGYRMMAVTDPGLCKRVTLRHTLAIQGLCVLAPILDTTNWWFLLESTPLNAYFIYLAYKFYKDSSSSTSRNLFKYSLLHLPLVMFLFLINKKKWFVFEDTETEEITGNSTEK, from the exons ATGTCCAAACTATTATTAAGTCGCTTCAATTCCTCTCATTTAAGACAAACTGTCTTCAATTCCATACATAAG AAATATGACAAAGTTCGAATTCAAAAACCATATTTAGTAGACAACAGTAAGCAAAAATCTGCTGTTGCAGCAGTAGATGTACCAGTTGATTGTGATGATGGACTTTCCAAAAAATATTCTAAGCAATTATGGAAACCCACACCATCAACCGAAGAAACAAGCTTGTTTCAACAGTACCTGAAATTATCCAAAATAAAACTCACAA CTCTGGTAGTAGTTACCTCAATGGCAGGATATGCAGTTGCCCCTGCTCCTTTCGACTGGAGTACTTTTGGATTATGTATAGCAGGAACAGGGCTATTGTCATCTGCTGCGAATGCAGTTAATCAATTTCATGAAACTCCTTTTGATGCACAAATGTCCAGAACTAAAAATAGGGTTATAGTTTCTGGAAAAATAAC GCCCTTGCATGCAATGGGATTTGCCACCGTTGCAAGTATAGGTGGAATCAGTATTCTATATTTCGGCGTGAATGGTCTAACTGCTGCTTTAGGATTTTCTAATTTACTTTTATACACTGCCGTTTATACTCCCATGAAGAGAATTAGTATTGTGAACACATGGGTAGGGTCTGTTG TTGGGTCTATACCCCCACTAATGGGCTGGGCTGCCTGTGCTGGGACTCTGGGTCCAGGGGCTTGGCTAATGGCAGCATTGCTTTATTCTTGGCAATTTCCTCACTTCAATGCTCTTTCTTGGAATCTTAGACCAGATTATTCTAGAGCTGGCTACAGAATGATGGCTGTTACAGATCCAGGTCTATGTAAAAGAGTTACTTTGAGGCATACATTAGCAATTCAAGGATTGTGTGTCCTTGCTCCAATACTAGACACAACAAATTGGTGGTTCCTTCTAGAATCAACACCACTTAATgcctattttatttatttag CATATAAATTCTACAAGGATTCTTCAAGTTCTACTTCAAGGAATTTGTTCAAGTACTCTCTTCTACATCTACCGCTCGTTATGTTTCTATtcttaataaacaaaaaaaagtgGTTTGTTTTCGAGGACACTGAAACTGAAGAAATAACAGGtaattcaactgaaaaataG
- the LOC123312924 gene encoding ribosomal protein S6 kinase beta-2 translates to MVSYFEFNDGAMVPLEDDEEIHEESSEEDYVIDENAEINEYPDLEQVDNRYPGENVESCLINDRLVEESGMKKAGPQDFQILKMLGKGGYGKVFLVKKLNGHDAGSIMGMKVLRKAAIFRNRKDAIHTRAERNILVEIKHPFIVDLKYAFQTNGKLYLLLEYLPGGELFTQLETEGLIIEDQAVFYLSEIILAIQHLHSKGIIYRDLKPENVMLDSQGHVKLTDFGLCKEHVEPTDVTHTFCGTIEYMAPEVLLRSGHGKAVDWWSLGALMYDMLTGSPPFTSNNRKHTIEKILRNKIVIPHFLTPNARDLVRRLLKRQVSARLGSGPDGAEAIKRHPYFAGINWDDVYNKKYKAPFVPSLQGPTDVSMFDRRFTSVTPVDSPVDPVHGSESFRNIFQGFSYVEPTIFPRQVEDPYDHRDNRRNNRRLNDLYDLDQFGSPNASSRSVLIQRPARFGLRQNQPGPSHMQMVPDEELMDYAGAPPPRRSFR, encoded by the exons ATGGTATCGTATTTCGAATTTAACGATGGAGCTATGGTTCCACTAGAGGACGATGAAGAGATTCACGAGGAGTCTTCTGAAGAAGACTATGTTATTGATGAG aATGCCGAAATAAACGAATATCCTGATTTGGAGCAAGTTGACAATCGTTATCC GGGAGAAAACGTTGAATCATGCCTCATAAACGACAGGTTGGTGGAAGAATCAGGCATGAAGAAGGCTGGACCTCAAGATTTCCAAATCTTGAAGATGCTTGGTAAGGGAGGCTACGGTAAAGTGTTCCTGGTGAAAAAACTGAATGGTCACGATGCGGGAAGTATAATGGGCATGAAGGTGCTTCGCAAGGCAGCCATCTTCCGTAATCGCAAAGATGCTATTCATACAAGGGCCGAAAGAAATATTTTGGTGGAGATCAAG CATCCGTTCATAGTTGACCTCAAGTACGCTTTTCAAACAAACGGCAAACTATACCTGCTTCTGGAATATTTACCTGGCGGTGAATTATTCACTCAGCTGGAAACTGAAGGCTTAATAATCGAAGATCAGGCAGT GTTCTATTTGTCGGAAATTATTCTGGCCATCCAGCATTTACATAGTAAGGGAATAATATACAGAGATTTAAAACCCGAGAATGTCATGTTAGACAGTCAAGGGCACGTTAAGTTGACTGATTTCGGCCTCTGCAAGGAGCATGTCGAACCCACTGATGTCACCCACACATTCTGTGGTACCATTGAATACAT GGCCCCTGAAGTATTATTGAGAAGCGGCCATGGAAAAGCAGTGGACTGGTGGTCTCTGGGAGCCCTGATGTACGATATGCTGACAGGATCG CCCCCTTTTACCTCAAACAACCGTAAGCATACCATcgaaaaaattttgaggaaCAAAATCGTCATTCCCCACTTCTTGACGCCCAACGCTAGGGATTTGGTAAGGAGGTTGTTGAAACGTCAAGTGAGCGCTCGATTGGGCTCCGGTCCAGACGGGGCTGAAGCCATCAAGAGACACCCCTACTTCGCTGGAATAAATTGGGACGACGTGTACAACAAGAAATATAAAGCACCATTCGTACCGTCTCTT CAAGGACCGACTGATGTTTCGATGTTCGACAGAAGATTCACGAGCGTTACACCCGTGGACTCCCCCGTTGATCCTGTCCACGGTTCAGAAAGCTTCAGGAACATTTTCCAA GGATTTTCCTACGTAGAACCAACCATATTTCCTAGGCAAGTCGAGGATCCCTATGATCATAGGGACAACCGGAGGAACAACCGTAGATTGAACGATTTGTACGATTTGGATCAGTTCGGATCGCCAAATGCGAGTAGCAGGAGCGTCCTGATCCAAAGACCGGCACGTTTCGGGTTGCGTCAAAATCAGCCTGGTCCTTCTCATATGCAAATGGTACCCGATGAGGAGTTGATGGATTATGCCGGTGCTCCGCCACCGAGGAGGAGTTTTCGATAA
- the LOC123314193 gene encoding polymerase delta-interacting protein 3-like isoform X1 gives MANKVLKNTIKKNKGNFKATKKNKLVKKSKFSNGKMQDARQKIISKKRQGVKDARDILAKMAKTQDARNKLDKIRENRNGGLSRNTNVKVIGSNILRKTDRNGKISLSTNKPNTTSNIKLAIQRELGLVSPARLGLQRSIPQPAKRVVPSVPQVTPIPRKQLIAPYQYEAVYEDIPVRSLYKWTNPAASQLISDVERPIRRNNMNRNFENFSISRPLRTRAYIDLDAVEDEEMPLEAPPVRPSIHLHGTSRTSNIHSRLDANIPQPESHGIFSATKTKVVVPAGHRIVVSNLQNTVSQEDIKELFEDVGDLLAARLVRPGVAEVIYKNLKDAQKAVDTYHNRQLDGQPMKCLLVNKRPLNNPTAPALPKGDMYTEIPRTMPEKLIPDISTIHKVLFQRK, from the exons ATGGCTAACAAAGTATTGAA GAATACTATCAAAAAAAATAAAGGTAACTTTAAAGCTACGAAGAAGAACAAATTAGTGAAGAAATCGAAGTTCTCAAATGGTAAAATGCAAGATGCTAGACAAAAAATAATCTCAAAAAAAAGGCAAGGTGTAAAGGATGCAAGAGATATTTTAGCTAAAATGGCAAAGACCCAGGATGCTCGAAACAAACTGGataaaattagagaaaatagAAATGGTGGTCTGAGCAGAAATACTAATGTAAAAGTTATAGGAAGTAATATTCTGAGGAAAACTGAtagaaatggaaaaatttctttatctaCCAATAAACCTAATACTACAAGTAATATAAAGTTGGCAATTCAGAGAGAATTAGGTTTGGTATCTCCTGCAAGGTTGGGTTTACAAAGAAGTATACCACAACCTGCTAAAAGGGTGGTACCTAGTGTTCCACAGGTAACTCCTATTCCTAGAAAACAATTAATTGCTCCATATCAGTATGAAGCTGTTTATGAAGATATACCAGTACGTTCTTTGTATAAATGGACCAATCCAGCAGCATCTCAATTGATAAGTGACGTTGAGAGACCAATAAGAAGGAATAATATGaatagaaattttgaaaatttttccatcAGTCG GCCATTACGTACAAGAGCATATATTGATTTGGACGCAGTGGAAGATGAGGAAATGCCATTAGAAGCACCACCAGTGAGGCCTTCGATTCATCTACATGGTACAAGTAGAACCTCAAATATTCACTCTAGGCTGGATGCAAATATACCACAACCAGAATCACATGGAATATTTTCTGCGACAAAAACTAAAGTTGTTGTACCAGCAGGACACAGAATTGTTGTTTCCAACTTGCAAAACACAGTTTCACAAGAGGATATTAAG GAATTGTTTGAAGATGTTGGAGACTTGTTGGCTGCTAGATTAGTCAGGCCTGGTGTTGCAGAGGTGATTTACAAAAATCTTAAAGATGCCCAAAAAGCTGTGGATACGTACCACAATAGGCAGTTAGATGGACAACCCATGAAATGTTTGCTGGTAAATAAACGACCATTAAACAATCCCACTGCGCCTGCTCTTCCTAAAGGAGACAT GTATACTGAAATTCCAAGAACTATGCCAGAAAAATTGATCCCAGACATCTCTACGATTCACAAAGTTTTATTTCAGAGGAAGTAA
- the LOC123314193 gene encoding polymerase delta-interacting protein 3-like isoform X2, whose protein sequence is MANKVLKNTIKKNKGNFKATKKNKLVKKSKFSNGKMQDARQKIISKKRQGVKDARDILAKMAKTQDARNKLDKIRENRNGGLSRNTNVKVIGSNILRKTDRNGKISLSTNKPNTTSNIKLAIQRELGLVSPARLGLQRSIPQPAKRVVPSVPQVTPIPRKQLIAPYQYEAVYEDIPVRSLYKWTNPAASQLISDVERPIRRNNMNRNFENFSISRPLRTRAYIDLDAVEDEEMPLEAPPVRPSIHLHGTSRTSNIHSRLDANIPQPESHGIFSATKTKVVVPAGHRIVVSNLQNTVSQEDIKELFEDVGDLLAARLVRPGVAEVIYKNLKDAQKAVDTYHNRQLDGQPMKCLLVY, encoded by the exons ATGGCTAACAAAGTATTGAA GAATACTATCAAAAAAAATAAAGGTAACTTTAAAGCTACGAAGAAGAACAAATTAGTGAAGAAATCGAAGTTCTCAAATGGTAAAATGCAAGATGCTAGACAAAAAATAATCTCAAAAAAAAGGCAAGGTGTAAAGGATGCAAGAGATATTTTAGCTAAAATGGCAAAGACCCAGGATGCTCGAAACAAACTGGataaaattagagaaaatagAAATGGTGGTCTGAGCAGAAATACTAATGTAAAAGTTATAGGAAGTAATATTCTGAGGAAAACTGAtagaaatggaaaaatttctttatctaCCAATAAACCTAATACTACAAGTAATATAAAGTTGGCAATTCAGAGAGAATTAGGTTTGGTATCTCCTGCAAGGTTGGGTTTACAAAGAAGTATACCACAACCTGCTAAAAGGGTGGTACCTAGTGTTCCACAGGTAACTCCTATTCCTAGAAAACAATTAATTGCTCCATATCAGTATGAAGCTGTTTATGAAGATATACCAGTACGTTCTTTGTATAAATGGACCAATCCAGCAGCATCTCAATTGATAAGTGACGTTGAGAGACCAATAAGAAGGAATAATATGaatagaaattttgaaaatttttccatcAGTCG GCCATTACGTACAAGAGCATATATTGATTTGGACGCAGTGGAAGATGAGGAAATGCCATTAGAAGCACCACCAGTGAGGCCTTCGATTCATCTACATGGTACAAGTAGAACCTCAAATATTCACTCTAGGCTGGATGCAAATATACCACAACCAGAATCACATGGAATATTTTCTGCGACAAAAACTAAAGTTGTTGTACCAGCAGGACACAGAATTGTTGTTTCCAACTTGCAAAACACAGTTTCACAAGAGGATATTAAG GAATTGTTTGAAGATGTTGGAGACTTGTTGGCTGCTAGATTAGTCAGGCCTGGTGTTGCAGAGGTGATTTACAAAAATCTTAAAGATGCCCAAAAAGCTGTGGATACGTACCACAATAGGCAGTTAGATGGACAACCCATGAAATGTTTGCTG GTATACTGA
- the LOC123313193 gene encoding DNA-directed RNA polymerase I subunit RPA43 isoform X2, whose translation MVITKSRVPVSAKILEQLINTVNSCVEVVKKERDVRTLPYHGNKISNAIKEQLNNLIGKFVKDLNGIVLGYKNIKILSEVGFIDDAACLNFPILADFYLFKPTPGKELPAIVTKKSKDHVGCLVYHTFNVSIPKSEAEVNWEGHNVEIGQEIIFRVTFVKLDSRIPYIRGEFLKKSSVNKRKKFDECDTATPETESICPSEEVDINSSCDGVVKKKKKKSPETESICPSEEVDINSSCDGVVKKKKKKSH comes from the exons ATGGTTATTACTAAAAGCAGAGTGCCTGTAAGTGCTAAGATATTAGAACAATTAATTAACACCGTGAATTCATGTGTTGAAGTAGTGAAAAAAGAAAGGGATGTGCGAACCTTACCCTATCATGGAAACAAAATCTCTAATGCTATCAAGGAGCAGTTGAATAATCTTATTGGCAAGTTTGTTAAAGACTTGAATGGCATTGTTCTTGGATACAAAAATATTAAGATTTTATCTGAAGTTGGATTCATTGATGATGCTGCATGTCTTAACTTTCCTATATTAGCAGATTTCTACTTGTTCAAACCAACCCCGGGTAAAGAATTACCAGCTATAGTAACAAAAAAAAGTAAAGATCATGTAGGATGTTTGGTATACCACACTTTCAATGTTTCAATACCTAAATCTGAAGCTGAGGTGAATTGGGAAGGACACAATGTAGAAATTGgtcaagaaataattttcagaGTAACTTTTGTCAAATTAGATTCAAGAATACCTTATATTAGAGgagaatttctgaaaaaatcttCAGTTAATAAGAGGAAAAAATTCGATGAATGCGATACAGCCACTCCTGAAACTGAA AGCATATGCCCTTCAGAAGAGGTAGACATCAACTCTAGCTGTGATGGAGttgtgaaaaagaaaaagaagaagtcTCCTGAAACTGAAAGCATATGCCCTTCAGAAGAGGTAGACATCAACTCTAGCTGTGATGGAGttgtgaaaaagaaaaagaagaagtctcattga
- the LOC123313193 gene encoding DNA-directed RNA polymerase I subunit RPA43 isoform X1, with protein sequence MVITKSRVPVSAKILEQLINTVNSCVEVVKKERDVRTLPYHGNKISNAIKEQLNNLIGKFVKDLNGIVLGYKNIKILSEVGFIDDAACLNFPILADFYLFKPTPGKELPAIVTKKSKDHVGCLVYHTFNVSIPKSEAEVNWEGHNVEIGQEIIFRVTFVKLDSRIPYIRGEFLKKSSVNKRKKFDECDTATPETEIICPSEEVDINSSCDGVVKKKKKKSPETESICPSEEVDINSSCDGVVKKKKKKSPETESICPSEEVDINSSCDGVVKKKKKKSH encoded by the coding sequence ATGGTTATTACTAAAAGCAGAGTGCCTGTAAGTGCTAAGATATTAGAACAATTAATTAACACCGTGAATTCATGTGTTGAAGTAGTGAAAAAAGAAAGGGATGTGCGAACCTTACCCTATCATGGAAACAAAATCTCTAATGCTATCAAGGAGCAGTTGAATAATCTTATTGGCAAGTTTGTTAAAGACTTGAATGGCATTGTTCTTGGATACAAAAATATTAAGATTTTATCTGAAGTTGGATTCATTGATGATGCTGCATGTCTTAACTTTCCTATATTAGCAGATTTCTACTTGTTCAAACCAACCCCGGGTAAAGAATTACCAGCTATAGTAACAAAAAAAAGTAAAGATCATGTAGGATGTTTGGTATACCACACTTTCAATGTTTCAATACCTAAATCTGAAGCTGAGGTGAATTGGGAAGGACACAATGTAGAAATTGgtcaagaaataattttcagaGTAACTTTTGTCAAATTAGATTCAAGAATACCTTATATTAGAGgagaatttctgaaaaaatcttCAGTTAATAAGAGGAAAAAATTCGATGAATGCGATACAGCCACTCCTGAAACTGAAATCATATGCCCTTCAGAAGAGGTAGACATCAACTCTAGCTGTGATGGAGttgtgaaaaagaaaaagaagaaatctCCTGAAACTGAAAGCATATGCCCTTCAGAAGAGGTAGACATCAACTCTAGCTGTGATGGAGttgtgaaaaagaaaaagaagaagtcTCCTGAAACTGAAAGCATATGCCCTTCAGAAGAGGTAGACATCAACTCTAGCTGTGATGGAGttgtgaaaaagaaaaagaagaagtctcattga
- the LOC123313193 gene encoding DNA-directed RNA polymerase I subunit RPA43 isoform X3 → MVITKSRVPVSAKILEQLINTVNSCVEVVKKERDVRTLPYHGNKISNAIKEQLNNLIGKFVKDLNGIVLGYKNIKILSEVGFIDDAACLNFPILADFYLFKPTPGKELPAIVTKKSKDHVGCLVYHTFNVSIPKSEAEVNWEGHNVEIGQEIIFRVTFVKLDSRIPYIRGEFLKKSSVNKRKKFDECDTATPETESICPSEEVDINSSCDGVVKKKKKKSPETESICPSEEVDINSSCDGVVKKKKKKSH, encoded by the exons ATGGTTATTACTAAAAGCAGAGTGCCTGTAAGTGCTAAGATATTAGAACAATTAATTAACACCGTGAATTCATGTGTTGAAGTAGTGAAAAAAGAAAGGGATGTGCGAACCTTACCCTATCATGGAAACAAAATCTCTAATGCTATCAAGGAGCAGTTGAATAATCTTATTGGCAAGTTTGTTAAAGACTTGAATGGCATTGTTCTTGGATACAAAAATATTAAGATTTTATCTGAAGTTGGATTCATTGATGATGCTGCATGTCTTAACTTTCCTATATTAGCAGATTTCTACTTGTTCAAACCAACCCCGGGTAAAGAATTACCAGCTATAGTAACAAAAAAAAGTAAAGATCATGTAGGATGTTTGGTATACCACACTTTCAATGTTTCAATACCTAAATCTGAAGCTGAGGTGAATTGGGAAGGACACAATGTAGAAATTGgtcaagaaataattttcagaGTAACTTTTGTCAAATTAGATTCAAGAATACCTTATATTAGAGgagaatttctgaaaaaatcttCAGTTAATAAGAGGAAAAAATTCGATGAATGCGATACAGCCA ctCCTGAAACTGAAAGCATATGCCCTTCAGAAGAGGTAGACATCAACTCTAGCTGTGATGGAGttgtgaaaaagaaaaagaagaagtcTCCTGAAACTGAAAGCATATGCCCTTCAGAAGAGGTAGACATCAACTCTAGCTGTGATGGAGttgtgaaaaagaaaaagaagaagtctcattga
- the LOC123313193 gene encoding DNA-directed RNA polymerase I subunit RPA43 isoform X4 — translation MVITKSRVPVSAKILEQLINTVNSCVEVVKKERDVRTLPYHGNKISNAIKEQLNNLIGKFVKDLNGIVLGYKNIKILSEVGFIDDAACLNFPILADFYLFKPTPGKELPAIVTKKSKDHVGCLVYHTFNVSIPKSEAEVNWEGHNVEIGQEIIFRVTFVKLDSRIPYIRGEFLKKSSVNKRKKFDECDTATPETEIICPSEEVDINSSCDGVVKKKKKKSPETESICPSEEVDINSSCDGVVKKKKKKSH, via the exons ATGGTTATTACTAAAAGCAGAGTGCCTGTAAGTGCTAAGATATTAGAACAATTAATTAACACCGTGAATTCATGTGTTGAAGTAGTGAAAAAAGAAAGGGATGTGCGAACCTTACCCTATCATGGAAACAAAATCTCTAATGCTATCAAGGAGCAGTTGAATAATCTTATTGGCAAGTTTGTTAAAGACTTGAATGGCATTGTTCTTGGATACAAAAATATTAAGATTTTATCTGAAGTTGGATTCATTGATGATGCTGCATGTCTTAACTTTCCTATATTAGCAGATTTCTACTTGTTCAAACCAACCCCGGGTAAAGAATTACCAGCTATAGTAACAAAAAAAAGTAAAGATCATGTAGGATGTTTGGTATACCACACTTTCAATGTTTCAATACCTAAATCTGAAGCTGAGGTGAATTGGGAAGGACACAATGTAGAAATTGgtcaagaaataattttcagaGTAACTTTTGTCAAATTAGATTCAAGAATACCTTATATTAGAGgagaatttctgaaaaaatcttCAGTTAATAAGAGGAAAAAATTCGATGAATGCGATACAGCCACTCCTGAAACTGAAATCATATGCCCTTCAGAAGAGGTAGACATCAACTCTAGCTGTGATGGAGttgtgaaaaagaaaaagaagaaatctCCTGAAACTGAAAGCATATGCCCTTCAGAAGAGGTAGACATCAACTCTAGCTGTGATGGAGttgtgaaaaagaaaaagaagaagtcTC attga